A genomic window from Aestuariirhabdus litorea includes:
- a CDS encoding DUF4823 domain-containing protein, whose amino-acid sequence MKGVVRLAGLAAMLLLLTGCMPSDIYSETERYARDARLLDSFDLYRTGNWGLPKDPAISVIGIKSLNPEAEQYNRRLYATVVANLRSYFPHMHQAQQATSFNRALTRARQERADYLLVPQLLVYDDAIGDWAQWQESQELSKVGRDKIKISLALYTVGTGQLMENAYIEGRSGWLTFINSDPADLLAPAIQQYAKQLYGNH is encoded by the coding sequence ATGAAGGGAGTTGTAAGATTAGCCGGCCTGGCCGCCATGCTTTTGCTGTTGACGGGCTGTATGCCTTCCGATATCTACTCGGAAACCGAGCGTTATGCGCGTGATGCTCGCCTGCTGGATTCCTTTGATCTCTACCGCACCGGCAACTGGGGATTGCCCAAAGATCCGGCCATATCGGTCATCGGGATCAAGAGCCTTAACCCCGAGGCTGAGCAGTACAACCGCCGCCTGTACGCTACTGTAGTGGCCAACCTTCGTAGCTACTTTCCCCACATGCATCAGGCGCAACAGGCGACCAGCTTCAATCGGGCGCTGACACGGGCCCGTCAAGAGCGGGCTGATTACCTTTTGGTACCCCAGCTACTGGTTTATGACGATGCCATCGGCGACTGGGCCCAGTGGCAGGAATCCCAGGAACTATCCAAGGTAGGGCGGGACAAGATCAAAATTTCCCTCGCGCTTTACACTGTCGGCACCGGACAGCTGATGGAAAATGCCTATATTGAGGGGCGAAGTGGCTGGCTCACCTTTATTAACAGTGATCCGGCCGACCTCCTTGCCCCTGCCATTCAACAATATGCCAAACAGCTGTACGGCAACCACTGA
- a CDS encoding ABC transporter ATP-binding protein/permease encodes MDRSIYRYIIKNTLRDQVLILLLTLVAFPLVYASLDVPKQIINRALAGTDIPETVLGYELNQISYLFFLCSLFLLLVILNGALKYVLNVYRGVVGERMLRNLRLELYSRILRFPLPHFKRISQGEIIPIITAETEPLGGFIGDAFALPAFQGGLLLTYLFFIFNQDPLLGLAAISLYPLQMYVIPKLQRKVNALSKQRVLAARRLGDKVGDSMAGIQDVHTLGTSEFERVKIAARLQDIFLIRFDIYKRKFFIKFLNNFLSKVTPFFFYSIGGYYVIQGELTIGALVAVLAAYQDLDAPWKELLKYYQTKEDVRVKYEQIVEQFTPVPMFPPSRLNEGDTRLELVNEEIRFDRVFFSDPDASVKLDSITMTLAMKQSVGLMGDNESGASELAQLICKLQTPDRGAIQIFGHDLKRINEPALSRTLCFVGPRSHLFAGTIRENLLYGLTQPEGFSPSDLTIYEQPIGHDWLDLEQTPYDSLQALQAEILSLCTLFELDADLYRFGLQQSMANAPDEQLAHKLVTLRQELRDRLSEAGMDDLIETFDSERYNTNISVAENILFGSCSDPSLSADTLHLDGSLQRSLLNNQLMPTALSIGYKVAETMIELFADLEPGNDIYERFSFISAEDLPEYKELLAKHPIEKVESLQAEQREKLLALFMKLTPARHRLGLIDESIQATLVKVRQEFAQLQQGRRELVHYRFDQFNGLLSIQENILFGKLVYGKANAQQKVADVIDQLIDEHHLRADIQHYGLEYEVGTAGSKLQTATRQKLALIRAMIKQPRVMVVDQATSALDEQSEQRLIERLLTSGRCAFVWVVNRQHLMPLFEHRVELAGGRIIDSTPSN; translated from the coding sequence ATGGATAGATCTATCTACAGATACATCATTAAAAACACGCTGAGGGATCAGGTTCTTATCCTTCTGCTCACGCTCGTCGCTTTTCCGCTGGTCTATGCCTCTCTCGATGTCCCGAAGCAGATCATCAACCGGGCATTAGCGGGCACCGACATCCCGGAAACTGTTCTGGGGTATGAGCTGAACCAGATATCCTATCTCTTTTTCCTCTGCTCCCTGTTTCTCCTCCTGGTCATCCTCAACGGAGCGTTGAAGTATGTCCTCAACGTTTACCGGGGAGTAGTAGGCGAGCGGATGTTACGAAATTTGCGCCTGGAGCTCTATAGCCGGATTCTGCGCTTCCCGCTCCCCCACTTCAAACGCATCTCCCAAGGAGAGATCATACCGATAATTACGGCTGAAACAGAGCCCCTTGGCGGCTTTATCGGCGACGCTTTTGCCCTCCCCGCCTTTCAAGGGGGTCTTTTATTGACCTACCTGTTCTTCATATTCAATCAAGACCCCCTGCTGGGGCTGGCGGCCATCTCTCTCTATCCCCTGCAGATGTACGTGATCCCCAAGCTGCAACGCAAGGTCAACGCCCTCTCTAAGCAGCGGGTGCTGGCGGCCAGAAGGCTCGGCGACAAGGTGGGAGACAGTATGGCGGGTATTCAGGATGTGCATACCCTGGGCACTTCTGAGTTTGAACGGGTCAAAATAGCAGCCCGCTTACAGGACATCTTCCTGATCCGCTTTGATATCTACAAGCGCAAGTTTTTTATCAAGTTTTTGAACAATTTTTTATCCAAAGTCACCCCCTTCTTCTTCTATTCGATCGGTGGTTACTACGTCATTCAGGGGGAGTTGACCATTGGCGCACTGGTGGCGGTCCTGGCCGCCTACCAGGATCTGGATGCCCCCTGGAAGGAGCTTCTTAAGTACTACCAGACCAAAGAGGATGTGCGCGTCAAATATGAGCAGATCGTCGAGCAGTTCACACCGGTGCCGATGTTTCCCCCCAGTCGCCTCAACGAGGGCGATACAAGGCTTGAGCTGGTCAACGAGGAGATCCGTTTTGACCGGGTTTTCTTCTCCGACCCGGATGCCAGTGTGAAACTCGACAGCATCACCATGACACTGGCCATGAAGCAGTCGGTTGGATTGATGGGTGACAACGAGAGCGGGGCCTCCGAGCTGGCCCAGCTGATCTGTAAACTTCAAACCCCGGACCGGGGAGCCATACAGATTTTTGGTCACGACCTGAAGCGTATCAACGAGCCCGCCCTGAGCCGGACACTCTGCTTTGTCGGCCCCCGCTCGCACCTTTTCGCAGGCACCATCCGCGAAAACCTCCTCTACGGACTGACTCAGCCCGAGGGCTTCTCCCCAAGCGACCTTACAATCTACGAGCAACCCATCGGGCACGACTGGCTGGACCTTGAACAGACCCCTTACGACTCCCTACAGGCGCTACAGGCGGAGATCTTGTCGCTCTGCACCCTGTTTGAGCTCGATGCCGACCTCTACCGCTTCGGCCTGCAACAGTCGATGGCCAACGCCCCTGACGAGCAGCTGGCCCACAAGCTGGTGACACTGAGGCAAGAGCTGCGTGATCGCTTGTCGGAGGCGGGGATGGATGACCTGATTGAGACCTTCGACAGCGAACGCTATAACACCAATATCAGCGTGGCTGAAAATATCCTTTTTGGCAGCTGCTCGGACCCCTCCCTGAGCGCCGACACCTTGCACCTCGACGGCTCATTACAACGCTCTCTGCTGAATAACCAACTCATGCCGACCGCTCTGAGCATCGGTTACAAGGTTGCCGAAACCATGATCGAACTCTTCGCCGACCTGGAGCCCGGCAACGATATCTACGAACGGTTCAGCTTTATCAGTGCAGAGGACCTTCCTGAATACAAGGAGCTGCTGGCCAAACACCCGATCGAAAAGGTGGAATCACTGCAGGCTGAACAGCGGGAAAAACTGCTTGCCCTCTTTATGAAACTCACCCCGGCCAGGCACCGACTGGGGCTGATCGACGAGTCGATACAGGCGACCCTGGTCAAGGTTCGCCAGGAGTTCGCACAGCTCCAGCAAGGACGCCGTGAGCTTGTCCATTACCGGTTTGATCAGTTCAACGGCCTGCTCAGCATTCAGGAGAACATTCTCTTCGGCAAGCTGGTGTACGGCAAAGCCAATGCGCAACAGAAGGTTGCTGACGTCATCGACCAGCTGATCGACGAGCATCACCTGAGGGCGGATATCCAGCATTACGGCCTGGAGTATGAGGTCGGGACCGCGGGTTCAAAACTGCAGACCGCCACCCGGCAAAAGCTGGCACTGATCAGGGCCATGATTAAGCAGCCCCGCGTTATGGTCGTTGACCAGGCGACCAGTGCCCTTGACGAGCAGTCCGAACAGCGGCTGATCGAACGTTTGCTGACGTCGGGCCGCTGTGCGTTTGTCTGGGTCGTCAACCGACAACACCTGATGCCCCTGTTTGAGCACCGGGTCGAGCTCGCTGGAGGGCGCATCATCGACTCCACCCCCTCTAACTGA
- a CDS encoding DUF1285 domain-containing protein has product MASTPGTLARALADVLPKQGVPPVDSWHPEVEGDSQMRIDRNGDWFYQSTPIERAGMVRLFSTILRRDGEDYFLVTPVEKLSIQVDDLPFVVVDVGSDPVAPERLLFITNLGDRIPLDRSHPLEVEGIGRSEIPPSIRVRGALKARIHRNLFYHLVEHHGVERTIDGRPHLGVLSEGEYHSLGELADS; this is encoded by the coding sequence ATGGCTTCAACACCGGGTACGCTTGCCCGAGCCCTTGCGGATGTACTTCCCAAGCAGGGAGTGCCACCTGTCGATAGTTGGCACCCTGAGGTGGAAGGCGATAGCCAGATGCGTATTGATCGGAATGGTGACTGGTTTTACCAGAGTACCCCCATTGAGCGAGCAGGAATGGTACGCCTGTTTTCGACCATCCTGCGCAGGGATGGGGAGGATTACTTTCTGGTTACCCCTGTCGAGAAGCTGTCGATTCAGGTCGATGATCTTCCCTTTGTCGTCGTCGATGTCGGCTCGGACCCCGTGGCTCCGGAGCGTCTTCTGTTTATCACCAACCTGGGGGACCGGATTCCGCTGGATCGGTCTCATCCCCTTGAGGTTGAGGGTATCGGCCGTAGCGAAATACCTCCCTCCATTCGAGTTCGGGGAGCGTTGAAGGCGCGCATCCACAGGAATCTGTTCTACCATCTAGTAGAACACCACGGGGTTGAGCGCACAATTGACGGTCGGCCCCACTTGGGAGTTCTCAGCGAGGGCGAATACCATTCCCTTGGAGAGCTTGCAGACTCCTAA
- a CDS encoding ABC transporter ATP-binding protein, whose product MLEIRDLVVDFEMPGGSIRALDRVSFNVREGKTLALVGESGSGKSVCSQSILGILPGNARIRSGSILFRDPAQAGSCVDIAAIDPRGPEIRQIRGGQISIIFQEPMVSMSAMHTIGNQISEALFLHRKMKRAEGLELTQEMLALVGFRNPQQAMNLYPFELSGGLRQRAMIAMALICHPVLLIADEPTTALDVTVQKQILKLIRRLQAELNMAVLLITHDLGVVANMADEVVVMYHGRVVEKGPVETIFGNPQHSYLQSLFRAVPRFNLGPEERLSPIRSCETGLAHIQELYTPWAESERQQAPHLSIQNLSKQYLQRSSGWFGVGDEEVIHAVRDFSLDIAVGESLGLVGESGCGKTTLSKMLMRGLEPSSGSIFYNDRGIRRSLLELEGRALEQFRPRMQLVFQDPYSALSPRMTVNDIITEPLVIHQVGDKAFRQRRAQDLMELVGLRPELLNRYPHSFSGGQRQRISIARALALSPDLLILDEPVSALDVSVQAQILNLLKDLQAELGLTYLFISHNLAVVDYIAERVVVMCHGQIVEIAPSGELFARPLHPYTQALIDAVPAPDMNQLLDFELQEAGLAQPEFWPAPFTLSPHISSHLVELEPNHWVRMHTDES is encoded by the coding sequence ATGCTCGAAATCCGGGATCTGGTGGTCGATTTCGAGATGCCGGGTGGAAGCATTCGAGCCCTCGACCGGGTCTCTTTCAACGTTCGCGAGGGAAAGACGCTGGCCCTGGTCGGTGAGTCAGGGTCCGGTAAGTCCGTTTGCTCTCAATCCATATTGGGGATATTGCCAGGCAACGCACGTATTCGATCAGGCAGTATTCTCTTCAGGGATCCAGCGCAGGCGGGTAGTTGCGTGGACATTGCAGCCATTGATCCGAGAGGGCCGGAAATTCGCCAGATTCGGGGAGGGCAAATATCGATCATTTTCCAGGAGCCGATGGTTTCGATGTCGGCCATGCACACCATCGGTAACCAGATCAGCGAAGCCCTGTTTCTGCACCGTAAAATGAAACGCGCCGAAGGCCTCGAGTTAACGCAGGAGATGCTGGCTCTGGTGGGCTTTCGTAACCCGCAGCAGGCGATGAACCTTTACCCTTTCGAGCTCTCCGGTGGCCTGCGGCAGCGAGCGATGATAGCGATGGCGCTTATTTGTCACCCTGTTTTACTGATCGCCGATGAGCCCACCACCGCCCTTGATGTGACGGTCCAGAAGCAGATTCTCAAACTGATTCGCCGGTTGCAGGCAGAGCTCAATATGGCGGTCTTGTTAATCACCCATGACCTTGGGGTCGTCGCCAACATGGCCGATGAGGTGGTTGTTATGTACCACGGGCGGGTGGTTGAAAAGGGGCCGGTAGAGACGATTTTTGGTAATCCGCAGCATAGCTACCTGCAGTCGCTGTTCCGGGCGGTACCCCGTTTCAATCTGGGGCCTGAGGAGCGGCTCAGCCCGATACGCTCCTGCGAGACTGGGCTCGCTCATATTCAGGAGCTATACACTCCCTGGGCTGAATCCGAACGGCAGCAGGCACCTCACCTGAGTATTCAGAACCTTTCCAAGCAGTACCTTCAGCGTTCCAGTGGCTGGTTTGGAGTCGGCGATGAGGAGGTGATCCATGCGGTACGGGATTTCAGCCTGGATATTGCCGTTGGCGAGTCCCTTGGTCTGGTGGGTGAAAGCGGCTGCGGAAAAACCACGCTCTCGAAAATGTTGATGCGCGGCCTTGAGCCGAGCTCAGGATCGATCTTTTACAACGACAGGGGAATCAGGCGGTCGCTGCTGGAGCTGGAGGGGAGGGCGCTTGAACAGTTTCGTCCCAGAATGCAGCTGGTGTTCCAGGACCCCTATAGTGCGTTAAGCCCGCGGATGACGGTGAATGATATTATTACCGAGCCCCTGGTTATTCACCAGGTGGGTGATAAGGCTTTCCGTCAAAGGCGCGCGCAGGATTTAATGGAGCTGGTGGGACTCAGGCCCGAGCTTCTCAATCGTTATCCCCACAGCTTTTCTGGCGGCCAGCGCCAGCGCATCAGTATTGCTCGAGCCCTGGCCCTGTCCCCGGATCTGCTGATTCTGGATGAGCCGGTTTCAGCTTTGGATGTGTCGGTCCAGGCGCAAATACTCAACCTCCTGAAGGACCTGCAAGCAGAACTGGGGCTCACCTATCTATTTATCAGCCATAACCTCGCCGTTGTTGATTACATTGCAGAGCGGGTGGTGGTGATGTGCCATGGTCAAATCGTAGAGATCGCCCCATCTGGAGAGCTGTTTGCGCGGCCGCTTCACCCCTATACCCAGGCCTTGATTGATGCGGTTCCGGCTCCGGATATGAATCAGCTGCTTGATTTTGAACTGCAGGAGGCCGGGTTGGCGCAACCGGAATTCTGGCCAGCGCCTTTTACGCTATCGCCGCACATCAGCAGCCACCTGGTGGAGCTGGAGCCCAATCACTGGGTAAGGATGCATACCGATGAAAGCTAG
- a CDS encoding glycosyltransferase — translation MAKKIALVLKGYPRLSETFIAQEIRELERRGVEIALVSLRHPTDKKRHPIHDEIKASVLYLPEYLYQEPWRVARALLSGCLTRRFWGTVGTWWNDLLRDPSANRVRRFGQALVLARELPPDTEVLYAHFIHTPASVTRYTSELTGLEWCASAHAKDIWTSPRWELKEKLASLSWLTTCTQANTDYLKGLSDRPDTVFLSYHGLDFDRFPEPASGQLATTIPQLELAVNHQAPVEILSVGRAVPKKGYDFLLNALALLPAELNWRFTHIGGGEGLAALKSQAADLGIEERIAWQGACSQQQVLQAYQQADIFVLASRVNADGDRDGLPNVLMEAQSQGVACLSTDISGIPELIIDGESGLLVPPENERALRDALVLLISDPALRQRLAQAGYQRVREHFSLAEGIDRIYSQFEAQG, via the coding sequence TTGGCGAAAAAAATCGCATTGGTATTAAAAGGTTACCCACGCTTATCGGAAACCTTTATTGCGCAAGAGATTCGTGAGCTGGAAAGGCGGGGGGTGGAGATTGCACTGGTTTCCCTGCGCCACCCAACGGACAAAAAGCGACACCCCATTCATGACGAAATAAAGGCTTCGGTGCTCTATCTGCCTGAATACCTCTATCAGGAGCCCTGGCGAGTTGCGAGAGCGCTGTTGTCTGGCTGCCTGACGCGTCGTTTTTGGGGCACGGTGGGAACCTGGTGGAACGACCTGCTGCGGGATCCGAGCGCCAACCGTGTACGCCGCTTTGGCCAGGCATTGGTGCTTGCTCGCGAGCTGCCGCCCGATACCGAGGTCCTCTATGCCCATTTCATCCATACCCCCGCTTCCGTCACCCGTTATACCAGCGAGCTGACCGGGCTTGAATGGTGCGCCTCCGCCCATGCCAAGGATATCTGGACCAGCCCGCGCTGGGAGCTCAAGGAAAAACTGGCCAGCCTGAGCTGGTTGACCACCTGCACCCAGGCCAACACCGATTACCTCAAAGGGCTCAGCGATCGACCGGACACTGTTTTCCTGAGCTACCACGGTCTCGACTTCGACCGCTTTCCCGAACCTGCGAGTGGCCAGCTGGCGACAACTATCCCTCAGCTTGAGCTGGCCGTGAACCACCAGGCTCCGGTAGAGATACTCTCGGTTGGGCGTGCGGTGCCCAAAAAAGGCTATGATTTTTTGCTCAATGCGCTGGCGCTGCTGCCTGCAGAGCTTAACTGGCGCTTTACCCACATTGGAGGTGGGGAGGGGTTAGCCGCGCTCAAGAGCCAGGCGGCCGACCTGGGTATTGAAGAACGTATCGCCTGGCAGGGCGCTTGTTCGCAGCAACAGGTTTTGCAGGCTTACCAGCAGGCCGATATCTTTGTATTGGCGTCAAGGGTGAATGCTGATGGTGACCGGGACGGGCTGCCGAACGTATTGATGGAGGCACAAAGTCAGGGGGTTGCCTGCCTGTCAACGGATATATCGGGAATCCCTGAGCTGATCATCGATGGCGAGAGCGGGCTTCTGGTGCCGCCGGAGAATGAGCGGGCCTTGCGAGACGCTTTGGTGCTTCTGATCAGCGATCCTGCGCTTCGGCAACGGTTGGCGCAAGCGGGCTACCAGCGGGTGCGTGAACACTTCTCCCTGGCAGAGGGAATTGACCGCATCTATAGCCAGTTCGAGGCGCAGGGGTGA
- a CDS encoding ABC transporter permease → MKQPANPHFVCKDEFDPMSTEKAQAAQQAFFLASQWQLMWWKFKQHKLALYSGLFILLLYFSILICEFLAPYTLHSRHVDSIYSPPQPVHLFHEGEWVGPFVYGWQQTLDMDRLLRVYSEDRSKIYRIGFFCPGEEYRFWGVLNSDLHLLCVEEGGTLFLLGTDRLGRDMLSRIIYGTRISITIGLVGICLSMIMGVVIGSLAGYYGGWVDNLVQRVIEVIRSFPELPLWMALSAIIPVTWSPLWVFFGITLILALMDWTGLARAVRSKLLALREEDYASAAALMGASPPRIIRKHLLPGFFSHLIASATLSIPAMILGETALSFLGLGLRPPITSWGVLLAEAQNVNVVAIYPWLMLPVVPVICVILAFNFLGDGLRDAADPYKH, encoded by the coding sequence ATGAAACAACCGGCTAATCCTCACTTTGTTTGCAAGGACGAGTTTGACCCGATGTCCACGGAAAAGGCCCAGGCCGCGCAGCAGGCTTTTTTCCTGGCGTCCCAGTGGCAGCTGATGTGGTGGAAATTCAAACAGCACAAGCTGGCCCTGTACAGCGGGCTGTTCATTCTCCTGCTCTATTTCTCCATACTGATCTGCGAGTTCCTTGCGCCCTATACGCTACACAGTCGCCATGTCGACTCCATCTACTCACCACCGCAACCGGTGCACCTGTTTCATGAGGGGGAGTGGGTGGGACCCTTCGTATACGGCTGGCAGCAAACCCTGGATATGGATCGCCTGCTACGGGTCTACTCAGAGGACAGGAGTAAAATCTACCGCATAGGGTTTTTTTGTCCCGGCGAGGAGTACCGTTTTTGGGGTGTCCTGAACTCCGACCTGCATCTGCTCTGTGTTGAGGAGGGCGGAACGCTGTTCTTGCTGGGCACCGACCGGTTGGGGCGGGATATGCTGTCGAGAATCATCTACGGTACTCGCATCTCCATTACCATCGGGCTGGTGGGTATCTGCCTGAGCATGATCATGGGGGTAGTTATTGGCAGCCTCGCCGGCTATTACGGCGGCTGGGTGGATAATCTGGTGCAGCGGGTGATCGAGGTGATTCGCTCCTTCCCTGAACTGCCGTTGTGGATGGCGCTGTCGGCGATTATTCCGGTCACCTGGAGTCCACTATGGGTGTTTTTCGGCATCACCCTGATTCTGGCACTGATGGACTGGACCGGGTTGGCGCGAGCCGTCCGTTCCAAGCTGCTGGCGCTACGCGAGGAGGATTATGCCAGTGCGGCGGCCCTGATGGGCGCCTCCCCCCCACGTATCATTCGCAAACACCTGCTTCCCGGGTTTTTCAGCCACCTGATCGCCTCAGCGACCCTGTCGATACCAGCCATGATCCTCGGTGAGACTGCACTCAGCTTTCTGGGGCTGGGTTTGCGCCCCCCGATCACCAGCTGGGGAGTACTGCTGGCGGAAGCCCAGAATGTTAATGTGGTGGCCATTTACCCCTGGCTGATGCTGCCGGTGGTGCCGGTCATTTGCGTTATTCTCGCGTTTAACTTCCTGGGGGATGGCCTAAGGGATGCGGCGGACCCCTATAAGCACTGA
- a CDS encoding ABC transporter permease: MGTYILKRVLLMVPTLLLISLVVFVIIQLPPGDYLESYIAELQAQGESVDMEKVAYLRAEYGLDKSFMEQYLSWVTGFVQGDFGYSFEYDLPVSEVVGDRMYLTILVSMLTIIFTWLIAFPIGLYSATHQYSWGDYGLTLLGFIGLATPNFLLALVMLYFANVYFGTSIGGLMDEQYINQPWSWAKVSSILEHLWIPVIVIGTSGTAGMIRRLRANLLDELHKPYVVTGRAKGLPETRLLLKYPFRVSLNFFVADIGNMLPSIISGAEIVALVLSLPTTGPMLLGALQSQDMYLAGSFLMFLATLTVIGVLISDLLLAVLDPRIRLEGGARR; this comes from the coding sequence ATGGGCACTTATATCCTTAAACGGGTATTGCTGATGGTTCCAACCCTGCTGCTGATCAGCCTGGTTGTGTTTGTCATCATTCAGCTTCCGCCCGGTGACTACCTGGAAAGCTATATTGCTGAACTGCAGGCACAGGGTGAAAGTGTGGATATGGAAAAAGTCGCCTACCTGCGTGCTGAATACGGTCTCGACAAGAGTTTTATGGAGCAGTACCTGTCGTGGGTGACAGGCTTCGTACAGGGCGATTTCGGCTACTCCTTTGAGTATGACCTACCGGTGTCGGAGGTGGTTGGAGACAGGATGTATCTCACCATCCTGGTGTCTATGCTTACCATTATTTTTACCTGGCTGATTGCGTTCCCTATCGGTCTTTACTCTGCCACGCACCAGTACAGCTGGGGGGACTATGGACTGACCCTGCTTGGCTTTATCGGCCTGGCGACCCCCAACTTCCTGTTGGCGCTGGTGATGCTCTATTTTGCCAACGTCTATTTCGGCACCTCCATCGGAGGCTTGATGGATGAGCAGTACATCAACCAGCCCTGGAGTTGGGCGAAGGTAAGCTCCATTCTTGAACACCTGTGGATCCCTGTAATCGTCATCGGCACCTCAGGCACAGCGGGTATGATCAGGCGCCTCAGGGCGAACCTGCTTGACGAGCTCCATAAACCCTATGTCGTGACCGGCAGGGCGAAAGGGTTGCCCGAAACCCGCCTGCTGCTGAAGTACCCGTTCAGGGTATCGCTCAATTTTTTTGTCGCGGATATTGGCAATATGCTGCCCAGTATTATCTCGGGGGCTGAAATCGTTGCGCTGGTCCTCTCGCTCCCCACTACAGGTCCTATGTTACTGGGTGCGCTTCAGAGCCAGGATATGTACCTGGCGGGCTCTTTCCTGATGTTCCTGGCTACGTTAACGGTGATTGGGGTGCTGATCTCGGATCTGCTGCTGGCGGTGCTCGACCCTCGCATTCGTCTTGAGGGAGGGGCTCGCCGATGA
- a CDS encoding ABC transporter substrate-binding protein encodes MKARWALTGLLLYSLLGLLSAPLKAIQPQPPDSPRVMELLPPQTLGKSGGSIHMLMAKSKDIRMMNVYGYARLVGYDRNFELIPDILLAYENEDDRIFTFHLRPGHRWSDGVPFTSEDFRFYWEDVALNEELSPFGPPQSMMVDGEPPVLEVIDELTLRYSWSSPNPNFLPQLAGPRALDLYLPAHYMRQFHARYAEPERLQDRQEKASKRNWVALLKSRAHLYQMDNPELPTLQPWYNSTPAPADRFVFLRNPFFHRVDARGTQLPYIDEVVINIVGSSLIAAKARAGESDLQGRYIRLDNYTFLKQGEQSGGYQVRFWKAARGSQFAIYPNLNAKDDQWRTLNRDVRFRRALSLAINRHEINQVVYYGLAEEGGNTLLPESTLFQEDFMKAWNQYDPRQANDLLDELGLLERDARGIRLLPDGRPMEVVVHTAGEETEETDVLQLVHDHWMEVGIKLHIRPSQREVFRNRVFSGEAIMSVWKGLDNALATSDMSPWELAPYSQQQLQWPMWGNYYETGKGDPPDLLPAKRLRTLVETWESSRNRQQRWDIWQEMLRIYSNQVFSIGTVTGIMQPIVVSNRLRNVPVQGWYSWEPGSYFGIYNPDTFWLRDAEGAR; translated from the coding sequence ATGAAAGCTAGGTGGGCGTTAACAGGACTACTTCTCTACTCGCTCCTGGGTCTGTTGAGCGCTCCGCTAAAGGCGATACAGCCCCAGCCTCCCGACAGTCCCCGGGTTATGGAGTTATTACCGCCTCAAACCCTCGGCAAAAGCGGCGGTTCCATCCATATGCTGATGGCGAAGTCCAAGGACATCAGGATGATGAATGTCTATGGTTACGCGCGCCTGGTGGGTTACGACCGAAACTTTGAGTTAATACCCGATATCTTGCTGGCCTATGAAAACGAGGATGACCGGATTTTTACCTTCCATCTTCGTCCCGGGCATCGCTGGTCAGACGGGGTTCCTTTCACGAGTGAGGACTTTCGTTTCTACTGGGAGGATGTTGCCCTCAATGAGGAGCTGTCCCCCTTTGGGCCGCCCCAATCGATGATGGTCGACGGTGAGCCCCCTGTGTTAGAGGTGATCGATGAGCTGACCCTGCGTTATAGCTGGAGCTCGCCTAACCCCAACTTTTTACCGCAGTTGGCAGGTCCCAGGGCTTTGGACCTTTACCTGCCTGCCCACTACATGAGGCAGTTTCATGCGCGCTACGCGGAGCCGGAGCGATTGCAGGACCGGCAAGAGAAGGCCTCCAAGCGCAACTGGGTTGCGCTGCTTAAGTCCCGTGCACATCTTTACCAGATGGATAACCCGGAGTTGCCCACCCTGCAACCCTGGTACAACTCAACGCCTGCTCCAGCCGACCGCTTTGTGTTTCTGCGTAACCCCTTCTTTCACCGCGTGGATGCCCGCGGCACCCAGCTACCCTACATTGACGAGGTGGTTATCAATATTGTGGGCAGCAGCCTGATCGCGGCCAAGGCACGCGCTGGAGAAAGTGATCTACAGGGCCGCTATATTCGCCTGGATAACTATACCTTTCTTAAACAGGGTGAGCAGTCCGGGGGGTATCAGGTGCGCTTTTGGAAAGCCGCTCGGGGATCTCAATTTGCTATTTACCCCAACCTCAATGCCAAGGATGATCAGTGGAGAACACTGAATCGGGATGTCCGCTTCCGTCGCGCTCTGTCGCTGGCCATTAACCGGCATGAGATCAACCAGGTGGTTTATTACGGCCTGGCGGAGGAGGGGGGGAATACATTGCTGCCGGAGAGCACTCTGTTCCAGGAGGACTTTATGAAAGCCTGGAACCAGTACGACCCCCGGCAAGCGAACGACCTGCTGGATGAGTTGGGGCTGCTTGAGCGGGATGCCAGGGGAATCCGCCTGCTACCCGATGGACGCCCGATGGAGGTGGTGGTCCACACAGCGGGTGAGGAAACCGAAGAGACCGATGTGCTTCAACTGGTGCACGATCACTGGATGGAGGTTGGCATCAAGCTTCACATAAGGCCCTCCCAACGAGAGGTATTTCGTAACCGGGTGTTCTCCGGTGAAGCAATCATGTCAGTGTGGAAGGGGCTTGATAACGCCTTGGCGACCAGCGACATGAGTCCATGGGAGCTTGCCCCCTACTCACAGCAGCAGTTGCAATGGCCGATGTGGGGGAACTACTACGAAACCGGTAAAGGCGATCCCCCGGACCTACTCCCTGCCAAGCGTTTACGAACACTGGTCGAGACCTGGGAGAGCTCCCGTAACCGTCAGCAGCGTTGGGATATCTGGCAGGAGATGTTAAGGATCTATTCCAACCAGGTATTCAGTATTGGAACGGTGACGGGGATCATGCAGCCGATTGTGGTCAGCAACCGGCTTAGGAATGTTCCGGTACAGGGGTGGTATAGCTGGGAGCCGGGATCCTACTTCGGTATCTACAATCCCGACACCTTTTGGCTCAGGGATGCAGAGGGGGCTCGATAG